A genome region from Cutaneotrichosporon cavernicola HIS019 DNA, chromosome: 5 includes the following:
- the RLP24 gene encoding uncharacterized protein (metallochaperone-like domain), whose amino-acid sequence MRLEPCYFCSVTVYPGHGTLFVRNDAKTFRFCSSKCHKNFKMKRNPRKVRWTKSFRRANGKEMVVDSTYEFEKRRNVPVRYDRELVASTLEAMKRVQEIKTKREKAFWKNRMSGNKARTLREKAVDIEKHIELVQPRTGGALQEKQAAREKIKIRAAKRSAMADDMLRPKKAARTSRLVPAAGGGMSMGMDVE is encoded by the exons ATGCGTCTCGAACCATGCTACT TCTGCTCCGTTACTGTCTACCCCGGACACGGCACCCTGTTTGTCCGTAATGACGCCAAGACGTTCCGCTTCTGCTCGTCCAAGTGCCACAAGAACTTTAAGATGAAGCGCAACCCTCGCAAGGTTCGCTGGACCAAGTCGTTCCGCCGCGCGAACGGCAAGGAGATGGTTGTG GACTCGACGTACGAGTTCGAGAAGCGCCGCAACGTGCCTGTGCGCTACGACCGCGAGCTGGTCGCGTcgacgctcgaggccatgaAGCGCGTCCAGGAGATCAAGAccaagcgcgagaaggCGTTCTGGAAGAACCGCATGAGCGGGAACAAGGCGCGCACGCTGCGCGAAAAGGCCGTCGACATCGAGAAGCacatcgagctcgtgcaGCCCCGCACCGGCGGTGCGCTGCAGGAGAAGCAGGCTGCGCGCGAGAAGATCAAGATCCGCGCGGCCAAGCGGTCTGCCATGGCCGACGACATGCTCCGCCCCAAGaaggcggcgcgcacgagcCGTCTCGTGCCCGCTGCTGGTGGGGGCATGTCGATGGGCATGGATGTCGAGTAG
- a CDS encoding uncharacterized protein (monoubiquitination-related protein), translating to MPEIKLRNQPFDVAFSPSANVLCAALLTGEIKAWNYDDSTGKTSKAWSVRPTKRTARALHFSGDGTELWMGGKSGIVAQIDAETGAVKWHDDVAHESPVNRVFSINPQLIASGDDEGVIKFWDARKPSPIRQYTQHWDYISDFTYFDDKRLLVSTSGDGHLSAIDIRRSKAEPLHQSADQEDELLSITQIKGGDKFVVGTGLGVLSIWDRGKGWGDSVDRMLGHPASVDAVVALSEDIVATGSEDGMVRVIQIQPNTFLGVIATHDEYPIERLALDRSSKWLASVSHDECIKLTDCEGMFEDDSDAEDVEMGDDTDEGGAGDAEETMDQDQHQDSDDNDDDDESAPAAPVDWGSDSDDDMPQQPKRKQRKGQHKVGKDRVHEDAGFFDDL from the exons ATGCCCGAGATCAAGCTCCGCAACCAACCATTCGACGTCGCCTTCTCGCCCAGTGCGAATGTGCTCTGCGCGGCCCTCCTCACGggcgagatcaaggcgTGGAACTATGACGACTCGACAGGCAAAACCAGCAAGGCGTGGAGTGTACGCCCGACGAAGCGGACCGCTCGTGCCCTCCACTTTTCGGGAGATGGGACCGAGTTGTGGATGGGCGGAAAGTCGGGGATTGTTGC CCAGATTGACGCGGAAACCGGCGCTGTCAAATGGCACGACGATGTGGCCCACGAGTCTCCCGTCAACAGGGTCTTCAGCATCAACCCCCAACTAATCGCCtctggcgacgacgagggcgtcatCAAATTCTGGGACGCGCGAAAGCCCTCTCCCATTAGGCAATATACTCAACACTGGGACTACATTTCCGACTTTACTTATTTCGACGATAAGCGGCTCCTCGTCTCGACGAGTGGGGATGGACATCTTTCGGCGATTGATATTCGGCGCTCGAAAGCTGAGCCTCTGCACCAGAGTGCAGACCAGGAAGACGAGCTTCTCTCCATCACCCAGATCAAGGGCGGGGACAAGTTTGTCGTTGGCACGGGACTTGGCGTGTTGAGTATTTGGGATCGAGGCAAGGGGTGGGGGGATAGCGTTGATCGGATGCTCGGGCATCCGGCGAGCGTTGATGCGGTTGTGGCGCTCAGCGAGGACATTGTCGCTACGGGGAGCGAGGATGGGATGGTTAGGGTGATCCAGATCCAGCCTAATACTTTCC TCGGCGTTATTGCCACACACGACGAGTACCCTATCGAacgccttgccctcgaccGGTCGAGCAAGTGGCTCGCATCGGTTTCGCACGACGAGTGCATCAAGCTCACGGATTGCGAGGGCAtgttcgaggacgacagcgatgccgaggatgtcgagatgggcgatgacaccgacgagggcggagCCGGGGACGCAGAAGAGACGATGGACCAGGACCAGCACCaggacagcgacgacaacgacgacgacgacgagtcaGCGCCCGCCGCACCCGTCGATTGGGGAtccgacagcgacgacgacatgccCCAGCAGCCCAAAAGGAAGCAGCGCAAGGGGCAGCACAAGGTCGGCAAGGACCGTGTTCACGAGGACGCGGGCTTCTTCGACGACCTCTAA
- the CYR1 gene encoding uncharacterized protein (tRNA synthetases class I (C) catalytic domain): MSTSASTSMPKWYKPEPSVEEPVLRVFNSLTRSKDVFIPSRGRQVDWYNCGPTVYDATHMGHARNYLTQDIVRRILRDYFNYDVNFVMNITDIDDKIIMRAREGYLLDETIQQNPKLSPELVTEAREAFAQYLPKLVKNLPSPVESGSNDALTQFGAIEKKAASDAAFVAAGTEKEEKFALYIASLGKARDAIVAAEKGQGSTKDLVDGTADVLGPYLGASKGASIPNLVDVSRALASKWEKSFFDDMKRLRVLSPDLVTRVSEYVPEIVTFIQKIIDNGFAYESEGNVWFNVDKFEGAEGDGFRHEYAKLQPSAKGNRKLLDEGEGALTGSRGKQSSADFALWKAYKPGEPAWPSPWGEGRPGWHIECSVMASAVLGDGMDIHSGGVDLMFPHHDNELAQSEAALGCKQWVNYFLHTGHLHIEGLKMSKSLKNFISIDEALRDYSARQLRLAFMLQTWNSRMDFRRDLVLDVKTKEESFDKFFANVKARISETAARFGDGDDSDGKHHFDELEKKLFADFHKAQYDFRVALCDSFNTSQAINVLLDLVSAVNVYFRARGADYNIQPIRTIAQWITRMLNMFGLGEGPAVASASAIGWGKEGDSGAGADLEAQLDKYIRALASFRDDVRRLAIQGKDNAALSKDILTLCDTFRDDDLVELGVQLEDGQGKDGAALYKLVDPSVLRAAREEKAKAAADKIAKKEAARKAEEAKRLAQLEKGRVSPVDMFKPPNVAEGTWTKWDEAGVPTHDGQGVEVSKGQSKTFAKERKVQEKLHEAFNAWQKEQA, encoded by the exons CAACTACCTCACGCAAGATATTGTGCGCCGCATCCTCCGCGACTACTTCAACTACGACGTCAACTTCGTCATGAACATCACGGACATTGACGACAAA ATCATCATGCGCGCACGCGAGGGATATCTACTCGACGAGACTATCCAGCAGAATCCCAAGCTCTCGCCTGAACTGGTCAcggaggcgcgcgaggcgttCGCGCAGTACCTTCCCAAACTCGTCAAGAACCTTCCCTCGCCGGTCGAGAGTGGTAGCAACGATGCACTCACGCAGTTCGGTGCCatcgagaagaaggccgcaAGCGACGCAGCGTTTGTCGCCGCCGGTaccgagaaggaggagaagtTCGCACTGTACATTGCTTCGCTGGGCAAGGCGCGCGATGCCATCGTCGCGGCTGAGAAGGGGCAGGGATCCACCAAGGACCTCGTGGATGGCACGGCggacgtcctcggcccaTACCTTGGCGCGTCCAAGGGTGCGTCGATTCCCAACCTCGTTGACGTGTCGCGCGCACTTGCATCCAAGTGGGAGAAGTCGTTCTTCGACGACATGAAGCGCCTACGCGTTCTGTCCCCCGATCTCGTGACCCGCGTGTCCGAGTATGTGCCCGAAATTGTCACGTTCATCCAGAAGATTATCGACAACGGCTTCGCGTACGAGTCTGAAGGGAACGTTTGGTTCAACGTCGACAAGTTtgagggcgcggagggcGACGGGTTCCGCCACGAGTACGCCAAGCTTCAGCCGTCGGCCAAGGGCAACCGCAAGCTgctggacgagggcgagggtgcGCTCACGGGATCGCGCGGCAAGCAGTCGTCAGCCGACTTTGCGCTGTGGAAGGCGTACAAGCCCGGAGAACCGGCGTGGCCGTCGCCGTGGGGTGAGGGCCGTCCAGGCTGGCACATCGAGTGCTCGGTCATGGCGTCGGccgtgctcggcgacggtATGGACATCCACTCGGGTGGTGTCGACCTCATGTTCCCGCACCACGATaacgagctcgcccagTCCGAGGCTGCCCTTGGCTGCAAGCAGTGGGTCAACTACTTCCTGCACACGGGGCATCTGCACATTGAGGGTCTCAAGATGTCCAAGTCGCTCAAGAACTTTATCTCGATTGACGAGGCACTCAGGGATTACAGCGCGCGCCAGTTGCGCCTGGCGTTCATGCTCCAGACCTGGAACAGCCGCATGGACTTCAGGCGAGACCTCGTGTTGGACGtcaagaccaaggaggagTCGTTTGACAAGTTCTTCGCCAACGTCAAGGCGCGTATCTCGGAGACGGCTGCGCGCTtcggtgacggcgacgactcAGACGGCAAGCACCACTTTGACGAGCTTGAAAAGAAACTCTTCGCCGACTTCCACAAGGCGCAGTACGACTTCCGCGTCGCCCTCTGCGACTCGTTCAACACGTCGCAGGCGATCAACGTTCTCCTGGATCTGGTCAGCGCCGTCAACGTGTACTTCCGCGCCCGCGGCGCCGACTACAACATCCAGCCGATTCGTACGATCGCGCAGTGGATCACGCGCATGCTCAACATGTTTGGGCTGGGTGAGGGACCCGCGGTTGCATCGGCCAGCGCGATTGGGTGGGGCAAGGAGGGTGACTCTGGCGCGGGTGCGGACCTCGAAGCCCAGCTGGACAAGTACATCCGTGCGCTCGCGTCCTTCCGTGATGATGTGCGTCGCCTCGCCATCCAGGGCAAGGACAACGCTGCCCTCTCAAAGGACATCCTGACCCTCTGCGACACGttccgcgacgacgacctggtcgagctcggcgtccagCTCGAAGACGGACAAGGGAAGGACGGCGCTGCGCTGtacaagctcgtcgaccctTCTGTGCTCCGCGCTGcgagggaggagaaggctAAGGCCGCTGCCGACAAGATCgcgaagaaggaggcggcgcggaagGCTGAAGaggccaagcgcctcgCTCAGCTTGAGAAGGGCCGCGTCTCGCCGGTTGACATGTTCAAGCCCCCCAACGTGGCTGAGGGAACTTGGACCAAGTgggacgaggcgggcgtGCCAACTCACGATGGGCAGGGTGTCGAGGTTTCCAAGGGCCAGAGCAAGACGTTTGCcaaggagcgcaaggtGCAGGAGAAGCTGCATGAGGCGTTCAACGCGTGGCAGAAGGAGCAGGCATAG
- a CDS encoding uncharacterized protein (Ribosomal protein S21), which translates to MSLLGLRLRASLRPLGARAISTPPQRPANPLASVAGDLMPSSLREPADPDAWWRGNDLSQHHGKPGNQYTGRSMPVRNFIAQFRMLQGSLKRSGITNEFRRVEYYEKPSAERVRLASERNRRRFQENIRRRVQQVQALRSRK; encoded by the exons ATGTCGCTCCTCGGTCTGCGTCTCCGCGCCTCCCTCCGGCCCTTGGGTGCGCGCGCCATTTCCACCCCCCCACAACGGCCCGCCAACCCCCTCGCCTCGGTCGCCGGCGACCTCATGCCTTCGTCCCTCCGCGAGCCGGCCGATCCCGACGCGTGGTGGCGCGGTAACGACCTCTCTCAGCATCATGGCAAGCCGGGGAACCAGTACACTGGGCGTTCGATGCCCGTGCGTAACTTTATCGCCCAGTTCCGCATGTTGCAGGGAAGCCTGAAGCGGAGTGGGATTACCAACGAGTTCCGCCGTGTCGAGTATTACGAGAAGCCGAGTGCGGAGCGTGTGCGCCTTGCGAGTGAGCGGAACAGGCGGCGGTTCCAGGAGAAT ATCCGCAGGCGCGTCCAGCAGGTCCAGGCGCTCCGTAGCCGCAAGTAG
- the BET1 gene encoding uncharacterized protein (Protein transport protein bet1) produces MSGLTRVNQQRLSERSSHASRTGTPSAPSFGPGSGYGPGSGLAAGPAGYGSGPGSGLGYGSGPGSGLGYGSGPGSGLGYGSGPGSGVGGRGSPFPVGGRGSPLPRPGSGASGASQYSESPFGGGMKSNSNSMGGQAGPSFGAYGSELEQHNDDLLSGLLGKVNTLKDLTKGIGKEVRDGNLELSGMNDTFGSTGNMLSGTFRRMTKMARRQGSNWCYFMGFLVLVLWIFIIVWWLRR; encoded by the exons ATGAGCGG cctcACCCGCGTCAACCAACAACGCTTATCCGAGCGTTCATCCCACGCCTCCCGCACGGGCACACCTAGCGCGCCGTCGTTTGGTCCAGGATCGGGATATGGCCCCGGTTCCGGCTTGGCGGCTGGGCCTGCGGGGTACGGCTCTGGTCCAGGATCTGGGTTGGGGTACGGCTCTGGTCCAGGATCTGGGTTGGGGTACGGCTCTGGTCCAGGATCTGGGTTGGGGTACGGTTCTGGGCCGGGAAGTGGCGTCGGCGGGCGCGGCTCGCCCTTCCCCGTCGGAGGGCGTGGCTCTCCCTTGCCACGCCCTGGGTCTGGGGCGAGCGGCGCATCGCAATACTCTGAAAGCCCATTCGGCGGGGGCATGAAATCGAATTCCAACTCGATGGGAGGGCAAGCTGGGCCAAGCTTTGGCGCGTATGGGAGCGAACTGGAACAGCATAATGATGATTTGCTTAGTGGGCTGTTGGGCAAGGTCAACACGTTGAAGGAT CTCACAAAGGGGATCGGCAAGGAAGTGCGCGATGGCAACCTCGAACTCTCTGGCATG AACGACACGTTTGGGTCGACGGGCAATATGCTGAGCGGGACGTTTCGGCGCATGACCAAGATGGCGCGGAGGCAGGGATCCAACTGGTGCTACTTTATGGGGTTCCTGGTGCTCGTGCTGTGGATCTTTATCATTGTGTGGTGGTTGCGGAGGTGA
- the mge1 gene encoding uncharacterized protein (grpe protein), with translation MLARSAASTLRAAVRPAPRAARAAVAVRFNSSEAKEESKEDESSKKIAELEAKFKEQEKEMQYLRADYQTMSRRVQEERAKATDFAISKFARELVGATQVLSTALKHTPKPVEKGSALGNLFDGVELTRKSILQTLAHHGVTPMGEIAGTPFDPNLHEAIFQVPAAVAPKKSDGSDPSAGDIIEVQKEGWMIKERVLVPAQVGVVQLEE, from the exons aTGCTCGCCcgttccgccgcctccaccctccGCGCTGCCGTGCGCCCCGCacctcgcgctgcgcgcgccgccgtcgctgtGCGCTTCAACTCGTCCGAGGCAAAGGAGGAGtccaaggaggacgagagctCGAAGAAGattgccgagctcgaggccaagttcaaggagcaggag AAGGAGATGCAGTACCTCCGCGCCGACTACCAGACCATGTCGCGCCGCGTGCAGGAGGAGCGGGCCAAGGCGACGGACTTTGCCATTTCCAAgtttgcgcgcgagctcgtcggtgCGACACAGGTACTCAGCACCGCGCTCAAGCACACTCCCAAGCCCGTGGAGAAGGGCTCGGCCCTCGGCAACCTCTTTGACGGCGTTGAGCTTACCCGCAAGAGCATTCTGCAGACGCTCGCGCATCACGGCGTCACCCCCATGGGCGAGATTGCCGGCACCCCCTTCGACCCTAACCTTCACGAGGCCATCTTCCAGGTTCCCGCTGCTGTTGCGCCCAAGAAGAGCGATGGGAGCGACCCCAGTGCCGGAGACATTATCGAGGTCCAGAAGGAGGGGTGGATGATCAAGGAGCGCGTGCTCGTGCCCGCCCAGGTTGGCGTCGTGCAGTTGGAGGAGTAG
- the VPS20 gene encoding uncharacterized protein (Snf7) codes for MGIWQAALVKMGVAQPGPKITAQDRAILDLKLQRDKLKQYQRRLQAVLDREREIAKEALAKGDKRRALLALRQRKYQEQTLVQTDQQLATLQDLVSSIEFTQIQAAVVHGLEQGSAALKTLQAEVNLDRVERIMDESREGIEYQREIDEALASRMSPEEEEEVLRELEALQREQMPAIPEVPTSDPVHLPDAPTKEPTETEPAQEEEPVEAQDTGRVMLAA; via the exons ATGGGTATATGGCAGGCGGCCCTTGTCAAGATGGGCGTCGCGCAACCCGGCCCAAAGATTACTGCGCAGGACCGCGCGATTCTTGA cctcaAACTCCAACGCGATAAACTGAAACAATATCAGCGCCGG TTGCAAGCtgtcctcgaccgcgagcgcgagattgCAAAGGAGGCATTGGCCAAGGGCGACAAG CGCCGCGCACTCCTGGCACTGAGGCAGAGGAAGTATCAGGAACAAACGCTGGTGCAGACAGACCAGCAGCTCGCGACGTTGCAGGATTTG gtCTCCTCGATCGAGTTCACGCAGATCCAAGCCGCGGTCGTACACGGTCTCGAACAGGGCTCAGCTGCCCTCAAGACGCTCCAAGCCGAAGTCAACCTCGATCGCGTGGAGCGGATCATGGACGAATCGCGCGAAGGAATAGAGTACCAGCGCGAGATTGAtgaggcgctggcgtcaAGAATGAGTccagaggaggaagaggaggtgTTGAGagagctcgaggcgttGCAGAGAGAACAGATG cccGCGATTCCCGAGGTGCCAACGTCGGATCCGGTTCACTTGCCCGATGCGCCGACCAAGGAACCTACCGAGACGGAGCCGGCACAAGAGGAAGAACCGGTAGAGG cgcaGGACACAGGACGCGTCATGTTGGCCGCGTAG
- a CDS encoding uncharacterized protein (Tudor domain): protein MDELQTFKDQLALVNIQLEGDKDNADLLALKSELEEIVSLTEQTAAAAAPKKDRKGKGRDKERDKAEPAANWQDSGEYRAGMDCMAKYKDGKWYPARINQVVGSQESPLYTITFKGYTSSTNVPLSSLRPHDPSAPIPVPVKRAAEPTEREKEKKKRKGEKWMASQKGRAEEARSKQNTWEKFGKKAQKKGIHIAGLEGTSVFRTSDSPYARVGVFNSGHGMKDFDKMGKHKFERPLDEE from the exons ATGGATGAACTCCAGACGTTCAAGGACCAGCTGGCGCTCGTCAACATCCAGCTCGAGGGTGACAAGGACAatgccgacctcctcgccctcaagtCTGAGCTTGAGGAAATCGTTAGTCTGACGGAGCAGACtgctgcggcggccgcaCCGAAGAAGGACCGCAAAGGCAAGGGGAGGGACAAGGAGAGGGACAAGGCCGAGCCAGCCGCAAACTGGCAGGACAGCGGCGAATACCGTGCTGGCATGGACTGCATGGCGAAATACAAGGATGGCAAGTG GTACCCAGCGCGGATCAACCAGGTTGTAGGGTCGCAAGAATCGCCCCTCTACACCATCACATTCAAGGGGTACACGTCGTCCACGAACGTACCCCTCTCGAGCCTGCGACCACACGATCCGTCCGCGCCCATCCCCGTACCCGTGAAAAGAGCTGCTGAGCCCACCGAgcgggagaaggagaagaagaagcgcaagggcgagaagtGGATGGCGAGCCAGAAGGGCCGCGCAGAGGAGGCGCGGAGCAAACAGAATACGTGGGAGAAGTTTGGCAAGAAGGCGCAGAAAAAGGGGATCCACATTGCCGGTCTGGAGGGGACAAGCGTGTTCCGGACAAGTGACAGTCCTTATG cgcgcgtcggcgtgtTCAACTCTGGCCACGGGATGAAGGACTTTGACAAGATGGGCAAGCACAAGTTTGAGCGgccgctcgacgaggagtgA
- a CDS encoding uncharacterized protein (Sas10/Utp3/C1D family), with translation MYATRSQLHPQHLTTSSKMSDSEREAPTASEIMKLLDTLQTAVSATEKAARPLLKKAKAGDASLDLSSGLSLLLVRPHLLLSGLHHLVVLVGLRLSCLRQSQPDASSSAALSSAYAAGRTRPEDPVWEDELAGELALCHEVMDKVRGMESKLEYQVKKLVGLAEAANKPQDEVEEDPLSFRPNASAMVAAARTEDKKVASKDKDEDEGGVYRPPRVAAMPYNEPGTQRRERRAPALLSEFAQTMDGAPAVQTTSGLSTRPVLAGAHTNSVSSKRAAELKRLADWEEDNMTRLVTSKREDKRRREDEEALALGFGVGGRGRSRRQNGLEAELEGVLGERGSKGVWDNTGVQALGKREGITGRAKRAAEDAGPRKNLKKSRFEKDVKRKRRAIGLPAK, from the exons ATGTATGC AACTCGCTCTCAACTTCATCCACAACACCTCACAACGTCCTCAAAA ATGAGTGacagcgagcgcgaggcgccAACTGCCTCGGAGATCATGAAGCTTCTCGACACGTTGCAGACTGCTGTGTCTGCGACGGAGAAGGCGGCCCGCCCGCTCCTCAAAAAGGCAAAGGCGGGCGACGCGAGCCTCGACCTGTCTTCAGGACTCTCGCTGCTGCTCGTACGCCCacacctccttctctctGGGTTGCATCACTtggtcgtgctcgtcggACTACGCCTCTCTTGTCTCCGCCAGAGCCAGCCTGACGCCTCATCTTCTGCGGcgttgtcgtcggcctATGCTGCCGGACGGACTCGCCCCGAGGACCCTGTttgggaggacgagctggctgGTGAGCTGGCTCTCTGCCACGAGGTCATGGACAAGGTGCGCGGGATGGAGAGCAAGCTTGAGTACCAGGTCAAGAAGCTTGTTGGACTCGCGGAGGCTGCCAACAAGCCTCaggatgaggttgaggaggacccTCTCTCTTTCCGGCCCAACGCATCTGCCATGGTTGCTGCGGCCCGCaccgaggacaagaaggtTGCCAGCAAagacaaggacgaggacgagggcggcgtgTACCGCCCCCCACGTGTCGCGGCAATGCCATACAACGAGCCCGGGacccagcgccgcgagcggCGTGCGCCTGCTCTGCTCTCCGAATTTGCGCAGACGATGGACGGAGCCCCTGCTGTTCAGACCACGTCGGGTCTCTCCACACGCCCAGTCCTGGCTGGTGCGCATACCAACTCTGTTTCGTCGAAGCGcgctgccgagctcaagcgcctcgccgactgggaggaggacaacATGACGCGTCTTGTGACGTCGAagcgcgaggacaagcgccgtcgcgaggacgaggaggcgctcgcgctcggaTTCGGAGTCGGCGGACGTGGGCGCTCACGCCGCCAGaacggcctcgaggccgaacTCGAGGGTGTCCTTGGCGAACGGGGGAGCAAGGGTGTATGGGACAACACTGGGGTGCAGGCGCTCGGGAAGCGCGAAGGGATTACTGGGAGGGCGAAGCGGGCAGCGGAGGATGCAGGACCGCGCAAGAACCTCAAGAAGAGCCGGTTCGAGAAGGACGTCAAGCGCAAGCGACGCGCGATCGGTCTACCGGCCAAGTAA
- the COX6 gene encoding uncharacterized protein (Cytochrome c oxidase subunit Va) — protein sequence MFVARSLRLSARPALAKAVARPAALTAVRFSSSQAEESYEEFNARYRQFFNDVTDLFELQRGLNNAFAYDLVPSTEVVEAALRASRKVNDYATAVRILEGVQAKVENKSQYEAYLKELTPVIEELGVQTKAQLYNL from the exons ATGTTCGTCGCCCGCTCCCTCCGTCTCTCAGCCCGCCCCGCCCTCGCAAAGGCCGTCGCACGCCCCGCAGCCCTCACCG CGGTCcgcttctcgtcgtcccaggccgaggagagctACGAGGAGTTCAACGCCCGGTACCGCCAGTTCTTCAACGACGTGACCGACCTCTTTGAGCTCCAGCGTGGCCTCAACAACGCGTTTGCCTACGACCTCGTCCCCTCCACCGAGGTTGTTGAGGCTGCCCTCCGCGCCTCGCGCAAGGTTAACGACTACGCCACCGCCGTTCGCATCCTCGAGGGTGTCCAGGCCAAGGTTGAGAACAAGAGCCAGTACGAGGCGTacctcaaggagctcaccCCGGTTATtgaggagcttg GTGTCCAGACCAAGGCTCAGCTCTACAACCTTTAA